From a single Eleginops maclovinus isolate JMC-PN-2008 ecotype Puerto Natales chromosome 20, JC_Emac_rtc_rv5, whole genome shotgun sequence genomic region:
- the mkrn2 gene encoding E3 ubiquitin-protein ligase makorin-2: protein MSTKQVTCRYFLHGVCREGSRCLFSHDPNTSKPSTICKFYQRGVCAYGERCRYDHIKSSRVGGAPEEPPGVGGAGGGASVGVGRKPLVLRDRVLAVDSMYGGPADRGGSEVTAPPHSYVAAIRTGLEASAEEPAIPPVGGAYHDPRQLCPYAAAGHCYYGDSCTYLHGDLCEVCRLQVLHPHDPEQRRAHEKVCLLNFEADMEKAFAAQLSQDKVCSICMELVVQKLNPCERRFGILSSCCHTFCLSCIRQWRCTRSFSNSIIKSCPECRVVSEFVIPSVFWVEDQEEKDHLIELFKSGVSKKSCKYFDQGRGCCPFGGKCLYLHAFPDGTRAEPDRPRKQLGSEGSVRFMNSVRLWDFIEEREQRDPPDISELRDLFMQMSGPGRESEEPPPSVTH, encoded by the exons ATGAGCACCAAACAGGTGACCTGCAG gTATTTCCTGCATGGCGTGTGCAGAGAGGGCAGCCGCTGCCTGTTCTCCCATGACCCCAACACCAGCAAACCCTCCACCATCTGCAAGTTCTACCAGAGGGGGGTCTGCGCCTACGGGGAGCGCTGCAG GTATGACCACATCAAATCGTCCAGAGTGGGAGGGGCTCCAGAGGAGCCACCAGGTGTGGGAGGAGCTGGGGGCGGGGCTTCAGTCGGAGTGGGAAGGAAGCCACTGGTGCTCAGAGACAGAG tgctGGCTGTAGACAGTATGTATGGGGGTCCAGCAGACAGAGGGGGGTCAGAGGTAACAGCACCCCCCCACTCGTATGTGGCAGCCATCAGGACGGGTCTGGAGGCTTCAGCCGAGGAACCAG CCATCCCCccagtgggcggggcttaccacGACCCCCGCCAGCTGTGTCCCTACGCCGCCGCGGGACACTGTTACTATGGAGACAGCTGCACGTACCTGCATGGCGACCTGTGTGAGGTGTGCAGGCTGCAGGTGCTGCACCCCCACGACCCCGAGCAGAGGAGAGCGCACGAGAAG gtatGTCTGCTGAACTTTGAGGCTGACATGGAGAAGGCGTTTGCAGCCCAGCTGAGTCAGGACAAG GTGTGCTCCATCTGCATGGAGCTGGTGGTGCAGAAGCTGAACCCGTGTGAGCGGAGGTTTGGCATCCTGTCGTCCTGCTGCCACACTTTCTGTCTGAGCTGCATCCGTCAGTGGCGCTGCACCCGCAGCTTCAGCAACAGCATCATCAA gtcGTGTCCTGAGTGCCGTGTGGTCTCGGAGTTTGTGATCCCCTCTGTGTTCTGGGTGGAGGATCAGGAGGAGAAGGATCACCTGATCGAGCTCTTTAAGTCTGGAGTCAG tAAGAAGTCCTGTAAGTACTTCGACCAGGGTCGGGGGTGCTGTCCCTTCGGGGGGAAGTGTCTGTACCTGCATGCCTTCCCCGACGGCACCCGGGCCGAGCCGGACCGACCCCGCAAACAGCTGGGCTCCGAGGGCAGCGTGCGG tTCATGAACAGCGTCCGTCTGTGGGACTTCATCGAGGAGCGCGAGCAGCGAGACCCCCCCGACATCTCCGAGCTGAGGGACCTGTTCATGCAGATGTCTGGGCCAGGAAGGGAGTCCGAGGAACCCCCTCCCTCTGTAACACACTGA
- the LOC134882953 gene encoding MKRN2 opposite strand protein-like isoform X1, producing MMSSDRLSPSDQEMDPPVVRLAHCQKQIFCLSVPGECPSCGEDLRGSRLQEAPVSLPSPFSNAHKTSCCLLVAPAHNNTSREFDGTSDLHTGISNTAGVVYNYTCAGVVRDHSGWERCVSVPLVRPDMFHLLNQWDQYLQNHSEGPSWDPAWHRFDEEHHNCLSFCLSFVNSVLAAEGRVALSRETFTQNFILPRVQRVQKYCFLYKHLQTHQYYLVDRQEDRQEDRKEDI from the exons ATGATGTCATCTGATAGGCTGTCACCGAGCGACCAG GAGATGGACCCGCCTGTGGTCCGTCTGGCTCACTGTCAGAAGCAGATCTTCTGTCTCTCGGTGCCGGGGGAGTGTCCGAGCTGTGGGGAGGATCTGAGGGGGAGCCGCCTACAGGAGGCGCCGGTCAGCCTGCCCTCACCTTTCAGCAACGCTCACAAAACCTCCTGCTGCCTCCTGGTGGCTCCTGCTCACAACAACACCAGCAG AGAGTTCGATGGGACGTCAGATCTACACACTGGCATCTCAAACACTGCAG gagttgTATATAACTATACTTGTGCAGGAGTGGTCAGAGATCACAGTGGGTGGGAGCGCTGTGTCAGCGTTCCTCTGGTCCGGCCCGACATGTTCCACCTGCTGAACCAGTGGGACCAGTACCTGCAGAATCACTCTGAGGGGCCCAGCTGGGACCCCGCCTGGCACAG gtttGACGAGGAGCACCATAACTGCCTGTCTTTCTGCCTGAGCTTTGTGAACAGTGTTCTGGCTGCAGAGGGTCGGGTCGCTCTGAGCAGAGAGACCTTCACTCAGAACTTCATCCTGCCCCGAGTCCAACGGGTTCAAAAGTACTGCTTCCTGTACaaacacctgcagacacaccaATACTACCTGGTGGACAGACAAGAGGACAGGCAGGAGGACAGAAAGGAGGACATATAG
- the LOC134882953 gene encoding MKRN2 opposite strand protein-like isoform X2: protein MDPPVVRLAHCQKQIFCLSVPGECPSCGEDLRGSRLQEAPVSLPSPFSNAHKTSCCLLVAPAHNNTSREFDGTSDLHTGISNTAGVVYNYTCAGVVRDHSGWERCVSVPLVRPDMFHLLNQWDQYLQNHSEGPSWDPAWHRFDEEHHNCLSFCLSFVNSVLAAEGRVALSRETFTQNFILPRVQRVQKYCFLYKHLQTHQYYLVDRQEDRQEDRKEDI, encoded by the exons ATGGACCCGCCTGTGGTCCGTCTGGCTCACTGTCAGAAGCAGATCTTCTGTCTCTCGGTGCCGGGGGAGTGTCCGAGCTGTGGGGAGGATCTGAGGGGGAGCCGCCTACAGGAGGCGCCGGTCAGCCTGCCCTCACCTTTCAGCAACGCTCACAAAACCTCCTGCTGCCTCCTGGTGGCTCCTGCTCACAACAACACCAGCAG AGAGTTCGATGGGACGTCAGATCTACACACTGGCATCTCAAACACTGCAG gagttgTATATAACTATACTTGTGCAGGAGTGGTCAGAGATCACAGTGGGTGGGAGCGCTGTGTCAGCGTTCCTCTGGTCCGGCCCGACATGTTCCACCTGCTGAACCAGTGGGACCAGTACCTGCAGAATCACTCTGAGGGGCCCAGCTGGGACCCCGCCTGGCACAG gtttGACGAGGAGCACCATAACTGCCTGTCTTTCTGCCTGAGCTTTGTGAACAGTGTTCTGGCTGCAGAGGGTCGGGTCGCTCTGAGCAGAGAGACCTTCACTCAGAACTTCATCCTGCCCCGAGTCCAACGGGTTCAAAAGTACTGCTTCCTGTACaaacacctgcagacacaccaATACTACCTGGTGGACAGACAAGAGGACAGGCAGGAGGACAGAAAGGAGGACATATAG
- the tsen2 gene encoding tRNA-splicing endonuclease subunit Sen2, with the protein MQAEFRAPRRRPRVHEEYEAPLPVSPEERSEYRAELLNQQLLVCDPEHIKKIHNQGFFGKGILSRARPDYSISDQWQQHQGLLLPVVSKSRYDELLRWAGASLSAQGLDEAAVSQTLLSVSQPVEMEDVRREQHFRLVQQDSGSESDPGPDPGPDLGPGFVLVVFDRGVCEGLREVRRTPLSLTEYLQLSLEEAFFLVYSLGCLSVYLHQEPLSIIQLWRKFRSLRPDFISSFAAYQHFRSKGWVPKEGGGAKYGVDLMLYRKGPPFYHASFSVVIERVDGAFMGSALRPFSWRSLAALSRITANVSKELMLCYIIYPAGLSEAELDSPVCLSRLSVQEVIVSRWVSSKERAEQEDI; encoded by the exons ATGCAGGCGGAGTTCCGGGCTCCACGGCGGCGCCCCCGTGTTCACGAGGAGTACGAGGCTCCGCTGCCGGTGAGCCCGGAGGAGAGGAGTGAGTACCGGGCAGAGCTCCTCAACCAGCAGCTGTTGGTCTGTGACCCGGAGCACATCAAGAAGATCCACAACCAG GGTTTTTTCGGGAAAGGCATCCTCTCCAGAGCCAGGCCAGACTACAGCATCTCTGACCAATGGCAGC AACACCAAGGTTTGCTTCTACCTGTCGTCTCAAAGTCCAG gtATGATGAGCTCCTCAGGTGGGCGGgtgcttctctctctgctcaggGATTGGATGAAGCAGCTGTCAGTCAGACCCTACTGAGTGTCTCTCAGCCGGTAGAGATGGAGGATGTGAGAAGAGAGCAGCACTTCAGGCTGGTTCAACAAGACTCTGGATCTGAATCAGATCCTGGTCCCGATCCTGGTCCTGATCTGGGTCCTGGTTTTGTCCTGGTGGTCTTTGACCGAGGG GTGTGCGAGGGGCTCAGGGAGGTGCGGCGgacccccctctctctcacgGAGTACCTGCAGCTCAGTCTGGAGGAG GCCTTCTTCCTGGTCTACAGTCTGGGCTGCCTGTCTGTCTACCTGCACCAG GAGCCCCTGTCAATCATCCAGCTGTGGAGGAAGTTCCGCTCCCTGCGGCCGGACTTCATCAGCTCCTTCGCAGCCTATCAGCACTTCCGGAGCAAGGGGTGGGTCCCTAAAGAAGGGGGCGGGGCCAAGTACGGCGTAGACCTCA TGTTGTACAGGAAAGGACCTCCTTTCTACCAtgccag tttctcAGTGGTGATTGAGCGGGTTGATGGTGCCTTCATGGGCTCGGCGTTGCGTCCGTTTTCGTGGCGTTCTCTCGCAGCTCTCAGCAGGATCACAGCAAACGTCTCCAAG gagTTGATGCTGTGTTACATCATTTATCCTGCCGGCCTATCAGAAGCCGAGCTGgactcacctgtctgtctgagcAGACTCAGTGTTCAG gaagtgatcGTCAGCAGGTGGGTGTCCTCCAAGGAGCGAGCGGAGCAGGAAGACATCTGA
- the LOC134882937 gene encoding LOW QUALITY PROTEIN: RNA-binding protein 39-like (The sequence of the model RefSeq protein was modified relative to this genomic sequence to represent the inferred CDS: deleted 1 base in 1 codon), with the protein MAEELDVEALLEAPYKKEDSRNQSPNGEEDRPKRKKRSRDRKRSRSRDRKRSRSRERKRSRSREKRRSRSRERRCSRERGGRYREHHQQQRRQSKSKSPVRKEKSPIRQPSDSLSPEERDIRTVFCMQLAARIRPRDLEDFFSAVGKVRDVRMISDRNSRKSKGIAYIEFVEASSVPLAIGLTGQRLLGVPIIVQASQAEKNRAAAAAAAASSLQRAAAGPARLFVGSLHCNITEDMLRAIFEPFGRIESIQLMMDSETGRSKGNGFITFLGAECAQKAVDQLDGFELAGRPMKVSHVTERSDSDDLQLMARLAEGQHALQMSGAFAIGAMAAVTAAMNPLNMNPLNMNPLNMNPLLPAQPLATHCFQLSHMFNSCSGATPGWETDIQHDVIEECRKHGGVVHIYIDKKSAEGNVYVKCPTVQAAMAAVNSLHGRYFAGQLITASFVPLCAYHQLFPESVNATQLLAPPPRR; encoded by the exons atggCGGAGGAGCTGGACGTGGAGGCGCTGCTGGAGGCTCCGTACAAGAAG GAGGACTCCAGGAACCAGAGCCCCAACGGTGAAGAGGACCGCCCCAAGAG GAAGAAGCGCAGCCGGGACAGGAAGCGCAGCCGCAGCCGGGACAGGAAACGCAGCCGGAGTCGAGAGCGCAAACGCAGCcgcagcagagagaagagaagaagccGCAGCCGAGAGCGCCGCTGCAGCCGAGAGAGGGGGGGCCGCTACAGAGAACACCACCAGCAGCA aCGCCGACAGTCCAAGAGTAAGAGTCCCGTCAGGAAGGAGAAGAGTCCAATCAG gcagcCCTCAGACAGCCTCTCTCCAGAGGAGCGGGACATCCGGACGGTGTTCTGCATGCAGCTGGCGGCCCGGATCCGGCCTCGGGACCTGGAGGACTTCTTCTCTGCGGTGGGGAAG GTCCGAGACGTCAGGATGATCTCTGACAGGAACTCGCGC AAGTCCAAGGGCATCGCCTACATTGAGTTTGTGGAGGCAAGCTCCGTCCCTTTGGCCATCGGGCTGACGGGGCAAAGGCTGCTAGGGGTTCCCATCATCGTGCAGGcctcacag gcggAGAAGAACCgtgcggcggcggcggcggcagcAGCTAGCAGCCTGCAGAGGGCCGCAGCAGGACCTGCCCGGCTGTTCGTCGGCTCTCTGCACTGTAACATCACAGAGGACATGCTGAGGGCCATCTTTGAGCCATTTGGACGG ATTGAGAGCATCCAGCTGATGATGGACAGTGAGACAGGTCGCTCCAAAGGCAACGGCTTCATCACT TTCCTTGGGGCAGAGTGTGCTCAGAAGGCGGTGGATCAGCTCGATGGTTTTGAGTTGGCGGGTCGCCCGATGAAGGTGAGCCATGTGACCGAGCGGAGCGATAGCGACGACCTGCAGCTGATGGCGCGACTCGCAGAGG gtcagCACGCTCTGCAGATGAGCGGAGCGTTCGCTATCGGCGCCATGGCTGCTGTGACAG CCGCCATGAACCCTCTCAACATGAATCCTCTCAACATGAACCCTCTCAACATGAACCCTCTGCTTCCTGCTCAGCCGCTCGCCACGCACTGCTTCCAGCTGTCACACATGTTCAACAGCTGCAG tggagCGACTCCGGGCTGGGAGACAGACATCCAGCATGATGTCATCGAGGAGTGCCGCAAACATGGAGGAGTCGTACATATCTACATCGACAAGAAGTCTGCTGAG GGAAATGTTTATGTGAAGTGTCCGACAGTCCAGGCAGCGATGGCCGCCGTCAACTCTCTGCACGGCAGATACTTTGCAG gtcaGCTGATCACTGCATCCTTCGTCCCGCTCTGTGCGTACCATCAGCTGTTTCCGGAGTCGGTCAACGCCACGCAGCTGCTTGCCCCGCCCCCCCGCCGCTGA